The Crocinitomicaceae bacterium genome includes a region encoding these proteins:
- a CDS encoding T9SS type A sorting domain-containing protein: MKKTSFILASVIASFFANSQVSLVSDIYSGASSSTPDFLYASSDYLFFTADHSTFGIEVWQLNIPGSVILNYEVNTSGGSDNAANFIEYGGKIYFSAYEGTYGTELYEYDGISAPIRVSDINPGGANSIPRSLTVFDGKLYFSASGPGNDYELYVYDGVNPPSLVANINAAASSYPGDLVVLNDKLIFSADNGVNGIELWEYDGINPPSMIMDINPGVNNSNSPWDKYYVTEFNSKLYFGATDGVNGVELWMYDGTNLPSMVIDMGIGAASFNPKNFYVYQNKLIFSGIDATLGAELWQYDGVNTPTMVFDINTNPSVGLESSHPKHFIEYNGILYFRATDELHGRELWGWNGTTDPVMIEDINPGTAHSSEDWNLSATKRMAVFNGSLYFAANDGVVGEELFKYNGCLVDASVIQNGMVLETNQTGTSYQWIDCASGNAIVGETNQTYTPTVDGDYKVVITDGLCIDTSDCFTFSGLGFEQEINSVVHVYPNPANDYITIQSNYHIESVKIYSLTGELILTGDDKIYIAELSSGMYIAEIIANGIKSRVKFVIE, encoded by the coding sequence ATGAAAAAAACATCATTTATTTTAGCTTCTGTCATTGCATCCTTTTTTGCCAATTCTCAAGTTTCACTGGTCAGTGATATTTATTCCGGTGCATCGAGTTCAACTCCTGATTTCTTGTATGCAAGCTCTGACTATTTATTCTTTACGGCTGATCACTCAACATTCGGAATTGAGGTGTGGCAACTGAATATACCTGGTAGCGTGATATTAAATTATGAAGTTAATACTTCAGGGGGGTCAGATAATGCGGCTAATTTTATTGAGTATGGAGGAAAAATTTATTTCTCAGCTTATGAAGGCACTTATGGCACTGAATTGTATGAGTATGATGGTATCAGCGCACCAATCAGAGTATCTGATATCAATCCGGGTGGAGCCAATTCAATACCCAGATCGTTAACTGTGTTTGATGGTAAACTCTACTTTTCAGCTTCTGGGCCGGGGAATGATTATGAACTCTATGTTTATGATGGTGTTAATCCTCCATCATTGGTTGCAAATATCAACGCTGCCGCAAGTTCGTATCCCGGAGATTTGGTTGTATTAAATGATAAATTGATTTTTTCTGCTGATAATGGGGTCAATGGTATTGAGCTTTGGGAGTACGATGGAATAAATCCTCCAAGTATGATCATGGATATTAACCCGGGTGTGAATAACTCTAATTCTCCTTGGGATAAATATTATGTAACGGAATTCAACAGCAAACTTTATTTCGGTGCAACGGATGGTGTTAATGGCGTTGAACTTTGGATGTATGATGGAACCAACTTGCCTTCCATGGTTATTGATATGGGAATTGGTGCGGCAAGTTTTAATCCAAAAAACTTTTATGTCTATCAAAATAAATTAATCTTTAGCGGAATTGATGCAACATTGGGTGCAGAGCTTTGGCAATATGACGGAGTTAATACTCCAACGATGGTTTTTGATATTAATACTAATCCTTCTGTTGGTTTGGAGAGCAGTCATCCTAAACATTTTATTGAATACAACGGCATACTTTATTTCAGAGCAACAGATGAATTACACGGAAGAGAACTTTGGGGATGGAATGGAACTACTGACCCGGTTATGATTGAAGATATAAATCCAGGTACTGCACATTCATCTGAAGATTGGAATCTAAGCGCAACAAAAAGAATGGCCGTGTTCAATGGCAGTTTATATTTTGCCGCAAATGACGGAGTTGTTGGAGAAGAACTTTTTAAATACAATGGTTGTTTGGTTGATGCCTCTGTCATTCAAAATGGAATGGTGCTTGAGACAAACCAAACCGGTACATCATACCAATGGATTGATTGCGCATCAGGCAACGCAATTGTCGGAGAAACAAATCAAACCTATACTCCAACTGTTGATGGTGACTACAAAGTGGTAATTACTGATGGTTTATGTATTGATACATCTGATTGTTTCACCTTTTCTGGTTTGGGTTTTGAACAAGAAATTAATTCAGTAGTTCATGTTTATCCAAATCCTGCCAATGATTACATCACCATTCAATCAAATTATCATATTGAGTCTGTAAAAATTTATTCATTAACAGGTGAGTTAATTTTAACCGGTGATGATAAAATTTATATCGCTGAACTTTCTTCAGGCATGTATATCGCTGAAATAATTGCGAACGGTATAAAAAGCCGCGTGAAATTCGTGATTGAATAA
- a CDS encoding T9SS type A sorting domain-containing protein: MKKILFLICFVLVTQFSFAQDNELIWAQGRGSSDTEITRDLIVDGSGNIISVGQFSNTIDFDNGTGTHSLTSNGNFDIFVMKQDPDGNLLWAHNFGDYYYDVGYSVGVDNANNIYITGLFSYEVDFDPSANVYNVGSSGSSLYQIFLLKLNSDGEFEWINHLESVTGHCQGLDIAVEYTGASVITGNFIGPVDFDPSVGTANMTAVNSLGDIFIARYDNAGGYQWAHQLSGTSGNNFPGDVSIGFDYSVYLSGTFGGTMDLDPTAGTQSAVSNGYDDSFVLKLMSDGTFLWAKSFGGIWGESATAIISKNADFDVYIGGSFRQDVDFDPGAGIQMHSAGTSEYSYLLKLDWSGEYVWVKTFVDGNNKIEALALDEDQYIYSTGGFSNTPDFDPGAGVVNKTSHGNNDIFVVQLDGSGNFLWANSYGSINEDGANAIYFNAQEDYYIGGQFSDGADFSSSLTPFVLTAQGGIDSYVAKYGPCSYNLDLTVTQSGITLSAVQNGANYQWLNCGTMTEVLGATSQNFTPTSDGDYACKIMYGSCVDTSTCTTISGVGIDEGNASNIIITPNPATENIQIKTDVQVELISIFNANGQLILTTTEQIISVNELPSGIYYVVISSADNTWQSRFIKN, translated from the coding sequence ATGAAGAAAATATTATTTCTCATTTGTTTTGTTTTGGTGACGCAATTTTCATTTGCGCAAGACAATGAATTGATTTGGGCACAAGGTCGGGGAAGCAGTGATACAGAAATTACTAGGGATTTAATTGTTGACGGAAGTGGGAATATTATTTCCGTTGGACAATTTTCAAATACGATTGATTTTGATAATGGCACAGGCACGCATAGCTTAACCAGTAATGGAAACTTTGATATTTTTGTCATGAAACAAGATCCTGATGGAAACTTACTCTGGGCTCATAATTTTGGAGATTATTATTACGATGTTGGTTATTCTGTTGGAGTTGATAATGCAAATAATATTTACATCACAGGCCTATTCAGCTATGAAGTAGATTTTGACCCTAGCGCTAACGTTTATAATGTCGGGTCTTCGGGATCAAGTCTTTATCAGATTTTCTTATTAAAATTAAATTCCGATGGAGAATTTGAATGGATAAATCACTTGGAAAGCGTTACTGGTCATTGTCAAGGTTTGGATATTGCCGTTGAGTACACAGGGGCTTCTGTGATAACCGGAAATTTTATCGGTCCCGTTGATTTTGATCCTTCGGTAGGTACTGCTAATATGACTGCTGTTAACTCTTTGGGAGATATTTTTATTGCTCGTTATGATAATGCCGGTGGCTATCAGTGGGCGCATCAATTGTCAGGTACCAGTGGTAACAATTTTCCCGGGGATGTTTCTATCGGGTTTGACTACAGCGTATATCTGTCAGGTACTTTTGGTGGAACAATGGATTTAGATCCAACCGCAGGCACACAAAGCGCAGTTTCAAATGGATATGATGACTCATTTGTACTCAAATTAATGAGTGATGGAACTTTTCTGTGGGCAAAATCATTCGGTGGAATATGGGGTGAATCAGCAACGGCTATCATTTCGAAAAATGCCGATTTTGATGTTTATATTGGGGGCTCATTCAGACAAGATGTTGACTTTGATCCTGGTGCCGGAATTCAGATGCATTCTGCCGGAACTTCAGAATATTCTTACTTATTGAAACTTGATTGGTCAGGTGAATATGTTTGGGTTAAAACTTTTGTTGATGGAAATAACAAGATTGAAGCTTTGGCATTAGACGAGGACCAATACATTTATTCTACTGGTGGTTTTTCAAATACTCCTGACTTTGATCCAGGTGCCGGAGTGGTAAACAAAACTTCTCACGGAAATAATGACATCTTTGTTGTACAATTAGACGGTTCAGGAAATTTCTTGTGGGCAAATTCTTACGGCTCAATAAATGAAGATGGTGCAAACGCAATATATTTCAACGCACAAGAGGATTACTATATTGGTGGTCAATTTTCTGATGGAGCTGATTTTTCTTCTAGCCTCACACCTTTTGTACTCACTGCGCAAGGAGGTATTGACAGTTATGTTGCAAAGTACGGACCTTGTAGTTATAATTTGGACTTAACAGTTACTCAATCAGGAATTACCTTAAGTGCTGTTCAAAACGGGGCAAACTATCAATGGTTGAATTGTGGAACTATGACGGAAGTACTTGGTGCCACATCTCAAAATTTTACTCCAACTTCTGATGGTGACTACGCTTGTAAAATCATGTATGGTTCTTGTGTAGATACTTCAACATGTACCACAATCTCAGGAGTAGGAATTGATGAAGGGAATGCATCAAATATTATTATCACCCCAAACCCGGCAACTGAAAACATTCAAATAAAAACAGATGTTCAAGTTGAACTCATTTCAATTTTCAATGCCAACGGCCAACTGATTTTAACTACCACTGAACAAATTATTTCTGTAAACGAATTGCCTTCAGGCATCTATTATGTCGTGATTTCATCTGCTGATAATACATGGCAATCTCGCTTTATTAAAAATTAA
- a CDS encoding T9SS type A sorting domain-containing protein, producing MKKILSLICIALVTQFSFAQDSTSLVIQSTKYGLIPTPDGSNLRLSGGSWTLEAWVFVPASPMSQQMFVIETYGYTATGGFLLRINSNFTLQAYQIASPSTSVAVNGSTTVNLGEWNHVAATFNHANSTLSLYLNGVLDGTSACALTTSNTNDNLRIGARGDDANIWQPIQIDEVRIWNVARTQSQIANTKNLCLSGNESGLMAYYSFEGQTTATIEDQTANGNDGSVTGFDVSLLVDGVFDCVGNTLDLNQTEKIDFSVIPNPANDFITVQTNEIIQSIEIINMVGETLITTNEKIISIADLPVGVYFVQINTEDGYQTKKLIKN from the coding sequence ATGAAGAAAATTTTATCTCTCATCTGTATTGCTTTGGTGACACAATTTTCATTTGCGCAAGACAGTACATCACTTGTTATTCAATCAACCAAATATGGTTTGATCCCAACACCTGATGGCTCTAATCTTAGATTGAGTGGTGGTAGTTGGACATTGGAAGCGTGGGTATTTGTTCCGGCTTCTCCTATGAGTCAGCAAATGTTTGTAATTGAAACCTATGGATATACTGCAACAGGAGGTTTTCTTCTCAGAATTAACAGCAATTTTACCCTTCAGGCATATCAAATTGCAAGCCCTTCTACCTCAGTGGCAGTGAATGGAAGTACCACGGTGAATTTAGGAGAATGGAACCATGTGGCGGCAACTTTTAATCATGCTAACTCAACACTGAGTCTTTATCTCAACGGAGTACTTGACGGTACATCGGCATGTGCCTTAACAACTTCAAACACCAATGATAATTTACGTATTGGTGCGCGGGGTGATGATGCCAATATATGGCAACCAATTCAAATTGATGAAGTGAGAATTTGGAATGTGGCGCGTACGCAATCTCAAATTGCAAATACAAAAAATCTTTGTCTTTCAGGAAATGAATCTGGTCTGATGGCTTATTATAGTTTTGAAGGTCAAACCACAGCAACCATTGAAGATCAAACAGCAAATGGAAATGATGGATCAGTTACCGGTTTTGATGTAAGCCTTTTAGTTGATGGTGTTTTTGATTGTGTTGGAAATACCTTGGATTTAAATCAAACTGAAAAAATTGATTTTTCTGTTATTCCTAACCCGGCTAATGATTTTATCACGGTACAAACCAATGAAATAATTCAGTCTATTGAAATCATCAATATGGTTGGTGAAACGCTCATAACAACCAATGAAAAAATAATTTCAATTGCTGATTTACCTGTAGGTGTTTATTTTGTTCAAATCAATACTGAAGATGGATATCAAACAAAAAAATTGATTAAAAATTGA